In Juglans regia cultivar Chandler chromosome 13, Walnut 2.0, whole genome shotgun sequence, the following proteins share a genomic window:
- the LOC109001825 gene encoding probable leucine-rich repeat receptor-like protein kinase At5g49770: MGQRTRLILLLLSIQCLVLTGTANDDYKALISLMDELKNTPPNWVGADPCGGNWEGIVCTNSRVTSIVLTSMNLTGELSGEIQLLSELQTLDLSYNKDITGQLPNSIGNLQKLLNLNLIGCSFFGPIPDAIGNLPQLTILSLNNNSFNGPIPASIGNLSNLYWLDLAENQLSGPIPVSNGFKPGLDMLVHAKHFHLEKNKLSGEIPPQLFNSSMVLIHLILNSNDLTGSIPDTIGLVQTLQVIRFDGNSLSGPVPSSLNSLVNVGELYLSNNKLTGPIPKLNGMNLLKYMDMSNNDFDAPDIPTWFSTLQSLTTIVMENAGLQGPVPVSLFSLPNLQTVVLRNNQLNGTLNISIAYSNQLQLIDLRNNSIVSFINTAGGYNRDLILVDNPVCPKTEVTKIYCVVPQSNNSLYSTTQNNCQPVQCNLDQIPSPNCKCAYPYMGTLFFRAPSFSDLGNVSYYKALEKSLMEYSESAKLPVDSVSLSNPIRDSSMNLELSLEVFPSGQDRFNRTGISRIGFMLSNQNFKPPPDFGPFYFIADPYGHYAGGPKESKKSLSTGIIIGAAAGGAVLLLLLLLAGTYAFRQKRRAERASEQLNPFAHWDPKSSGGIPQLKGARSFSFEELKKYTNKFSEANSIGSGGYGKVYRGTLPAGQLIAIKRAQTESMQGGLEFKTEIELLSRVHHKNLVSLVGFCFDQGEQMLVYEYVPNGTLKDSLSGRSGIRLDWMRRLKVALGAARGLAYLHELANPPIIHRDIKSTNILLDERLNAKVADFGLSKPMGDGEKDHVTTQVKGTMGYLDPEYYMTQQLTEKSDVYSFGVLMLELITARMPIERGKYIVRVVRTAMDRTKVLYNLHEVLDPTIDLQTSPKSLEKIVDLALSCVEESGANRPAMGVVVKMIENIMQLAGLNPDAESASTSESYEVTKENSHHPYSNDGFEYSGVYPNLKIEPH, from the exons ATAAAGCTCTAATTTCTCTCATGGATGAGTTGAAGAACACACCACCAAATTGGGTAGGTGCTGATCCTTGTGGTGGCAATTGGGAAGGGATTGTATGCACCAATTCACGTGTGACCTCCAT AGTATTGACAAGCATGAATTTGACGGGTGAGCTATCTGGTGAAATCCAGTTGTTGTCTGAGTTACAGACTCT GGATTTATCTTACAACAAAGACATAACAGGACAACTTCCTAATTCAATTGGGAATTTACAGAAGCTACTAAACTT AAACCTGATTGGTTGCAGTTTCTTTGGACCTATTCCAGACGCAATTGGGAATCTGCCGCAGCTAACTATTCT ATCACTGAATAATAATAGCTTCAATGGACCAATTCCAGCTTCTATTGGTAATCTTTCCAATCTTTATTGGCTGGACCTAGCTGAAAACCAGCTTTCTGGACCAATACCAGTCTCTAATGGGTTTAAACCTGGTCTTGATATGCTAGTTCATGCGAAGCACTT CCATCTTGAAAAGAACAAGCTCTCGGGTGAAATTCCACCTCAACTTTTCAACTCAAGCATGGTTTTGATACATTT GATTCTCAACAGCAATGATCTCACTGGCAGCATCCCTGACACCATTGGACTTGTGCAGACTTTGCAGGTGAT ACGCTTTGATGGAAATTCACTAAGTGGACCCGTGCCTTCGAGCCTCAACAGTCTTGTGAATGTTGGCGAGCT GTACTTGTCGAACAACAAGCTGACTGGTCCTATACCAAAGCTTAATGGCATGAACCTCCTCAAATATAT GGATATGAGCAACAATGATTTTGATGCGCCCGATATTCCTACATGGTTTTCAACCTTACAGTCTTTGACAACAAT AGTGATGGAAAATGCTGGACTTCAAGGACCAGTTCCTGTTTCCCTATTCAGCCTTCCAAATTTACAGACCGT GGTATTAAGGAACAACCAGCTCAATGGCACCTTAAATATTAGCATCGCCTATAGCAACCAACTGCAACTCATCGATTTGCGGAACAATTCAATTGTCAGCTTCATAAATACAGCTGGAGGATACAACAGGGACTTGAT ACTCGTGGATAACCCCGTTTGTCCAAAAACAGAAGTCACAAAGATTTACTGTGTGGTTCCCCAATCGAATAATTCCTTATACTCAACCACACAAAATAACTGTCAGCCTGTTCAGTGCAATTTGGATCAGATTCCAAGCCCTAACTGTAAATGTGCATATCCATACATGGGAACGCTATTCTTCAGAGCTCCTTCCTTTTCAGACTTGGGAAATGTAAGTTACTACAAGGCTCTTGAGAAGTCTCTCATGGAATATTCTGAGTCTGCAAAATTGCCTGTGGATTCAGTTTCCCTGAGTAACCCAATCAGAGACTCGTCTATGAACCTGGAATTGAGCCTAGAAGTCTTCCCATCTGGCCAAGATCGTTTCAATCGAACAGGAATTTCTAGGATTGGGTTTATGCTCAGCAATCAGAATTTTAAGCCTCCACCAGATTTTGGACCCTTCTATTTTATTGCTGATCCATATGGGCACTATGCAG GAGGACCTAAAGAATCAAAAAAGTCTTTGAGCACGGGCATTATAATTGGAGCAGCAGCTGGTGGCGCCGTCCTGCTGCTACTGTTACTCCTTGCCGGGACTTATGCTTTCCGTCAAAAGAGAAGAGCAGAAAGAGCTTCTGAGCAATTAAATCCTTTTG CACACTGGGATCCAAAGAGCAGTGGTGGCATTCCTCAGTTAAAAGGGGCAAGATCCTTTTCTTTTGAGGAGCTCAAGAAGTACACCAACAAGTTTTCTGAAGCAAATTCTATTGGATCTGGGGGTTATGGGAAG GTTTATCGGGGAACTCTTCCTGCTGGTCAACTGATTGCCATTAAGCGAGCTCAAACAGAATCTATGCAGGGTGGGCTTGAGTTCAAAACTGAGATTGAACTTCTATCAAGGGTTCATCATAAGAATCTTGTCAGCCTCGTTGGTTTTTGTTTCGATCAAGGTGAACAAATGCTGGTATATGAGTATGTTCCAAACGGTACCCTGAAAGATAGCCTTTCAG GGAGATCAGGAAtccggttggattggatgaggAGGCTAAAAGTAGCTCTTGGTGCAGCCAGAGGTCTAGCATATCTCCATGAACTTGCCAACCCTCCTATTATACACAGGGACATTAAATCAACTAACATTTTGCTGGATGAGCGCTTAAATGCAAAAGTAGCTGACTTTGGTCTTTCTAAGCCTATGGGTGATGGTGAAAAAGATCATGTCACCACTCAAGTGAAAGGCACAATG GGCTACTTGGATCCTGAATATTACATGACCCAACAGTTGACTGAAAAGAGTGACGTATATAGCTTTGGAGTGCtaatgttggagttgataaCTGCAAGAATGCCAATTGAAAGGGGGAAATACATTGTCAGAGTGGTTCGTACGGCAATGGATAGAACGAAAGTATTATACAACCTTCATGAAGTTCTCGACCCAACCATTGACTTGCAAACATCACCGAAAAGTCTAGAGAAGATCGTGGACCTGGCATTGAGTTGTGTTGAAGAATCAGGAGCTAACAGGCCTGCAATGGGTGTGGTGGTGAAAATGATTGAGAACATTATGCAGTTGGCTGGTTTGAACCCCGATGCTGAATCCGCATCCACTTCAGAGAGTTACGAGGTAACCAAGGAGAATTCCCACCATCCTTACAGCAACGATGGCTTTGAATACAGTGGGGTTTATCCGAATTTAAAGATAGAGCCTCATTAA